DNA sequence from the Pedobacter schmidteae genome:
GGCTACTGCTACCTTAAATGCCTGGTTAGAAGAGAAGGAAGTAGGTAAGGCTAAAATCAATTACCGCATGCGTGATGCTATTTTTGGTCGCCAGCGCTATTGGGGCGAGCCCATTCCGGTATATTTCAAAAACGGTTTGCCATACCTGATTCAGGAAGAGGAACTGCCTTTGTTGTTACCCGAAATTGATAAATACTTGCCTACAGAAACCGGTGAGCCACCATTGGGCAGGGCCGAAGGCTGGAAGTATGAAGATGAGTATGAATACGAACTAAGCACTATGCCGGGCTGGGCCGGGTCAAGCTGGTACTGGTACCGTTATATGGATGCCAAAAACGATTCTGACTTTGCTTCTTCGGATGCCATCAAATACTGGAAAGATGTAGATTTATATATTGGCGGTGCAGAACATGCTACCGGTCACTTGCTGTATAGCCGTTTCTGGAACAAGTTTCTGAAAGATCTGGGCCATGTACAGGAAGAAGAGCCATTCAAAAAACTGATCAACCAGGGAATGATTCAGGGCAGGAGTAATTTTGTGTATCGGGTAATAGATGCAGAGGGAAGAGGTACGAATACACTGGTTTCTTATGGCTTAAGAAAAGATTATAAAACTTCTGCATTGCATGTGGATGTAAATATTGTCGATAATGAGGTTTTGAACATTGAGCAATTTAAATTGTTCAGACCTGAATTTGCCAACGCCGAGTTTATCCTCGAAAATGGCAGATACATTTGTGGTGTAGAGGTTGAAAAGATGTCTAAATCTAAATTCAACGTGGTAAACCCAGATGTGCTTATAGAGAGCTATGGCGCCGATACCTTACGGATGTATGAAATGTTTTTAGGGCCGCTGGAGCAAAGCAAGCCTTGGAATACCAACGGTATTGAGGGCGTATTTAAGTTCCTGCGTAAATTTTGGCGTTTGTTCCATAATGAGGCATTGACATTCCACGTCAACGATTCGGTACCTACTAAAGCCGAACTGAAGGCCTTGCACAAAATCATTAAGAAAGTACAGGATGACGTGGAAAGGTTCTCGTTCAATACCTCTGTCTCCAGTTTTATGATTGCGGTAAACGAACTGACAGACTTGAAATGTAAAAACCGTCAGGTTCTGGAAGATCTTGTTGTGGTACTTTCGCCATACGCTCCGCACATTTGCGAAGAACTTTGGATGCTTTTAGGCCACGAGGAAGGTAGCTTGTCGTACACGCCGTATCCGGTCTTTAATCCGGCATACCTGGTTGAGGATGAATTCAGCTATCCGGTTTCTGTAAATGGTAAAACCCGTTTAAACCTGAATCTGAGTTTAAGTTTGGAGGTTAAAGAAATTGAAGAAGCAGTATTGGCTAACGAAGATGTACAGAAATATCTGGAAGGTAAAACGCCTAAAAAGGTAATTGTAGTGAAGGGTAGGATTGTGAACATTGTCATCTAAGTAAAAGCCTGTTTTTTAATAAAAACTAGTTTAAAGGCCGTATCATGATTTATGATACGGCCTTTTTGCGTTTCGATCAC
Encoded proteins:
- the leuS gene encoding leucine--tRNA ligase, producing MDYQFKEIEQKWQKFWAQHQTFKAEADSVKPKFYVLDMFPYPSGAGLHVGHPLGYIASDIFSRYKRLKGFNVLHPMGYDSFGLPAEQYAIQTGQHPALTTEANINTYRKQLDGIGFSFDWSREVRTSDPEYYKWTQWIFMQLFNSWYNLETDRAEDITSLIEKFNAAGSADVKAVCDEDTKNFMPSDWATMTDEEKQEELLKYRLTYLKESTVNWCAALGTVLANDEVKDGFSERGGYPVEQKKMMQWSMRISAYAERLLQGLNTIDWPEPVKEMQRNWIGKSIGASVRFAIEPSAELAEASQDYIEVFTTRVDTIFGVSYLVLAPEHELVAQLTTAAQQNEINNYIAQTKKKSELDRMADTKTVSGAFTGSYVINPVSGERIQLWIADYVLAGYGTGAVMGVPSGDQRDWLFARHFNLPVVQILDAQQDIEHQADATKEGKYINSGFINGMNYAEATATLNAWLEEKEVGKAKINYRMRDAIFGRQRYWGEPIPVYFKNGLPYLIQEEELPLLLPEIDKYLPTETGEPPLGRAEGWKYEDEYEYELSTMPGWAGSSWYWYRYMDAKNDSDFASSDAIKYWKDVDLYIGGAEHATGHLLYSRFWNKFLKDLGHVQEEEPFKKLINQGMIQGRSNFVYRVIDAEGRGTNTLVSYGLRKDYKTSALHVDVNIVDNEVLNIEQFKLFRPEFANAEFILENGRYICGVEVEKMSKSKFNVVNPDVLIESYGADTLRMYEMFLGPLEQSKPWNTNGIEGVFKFLRKFWRLFHNEALTFHVNDSVPTKAELKALHKIIKKVQDDVERFSFNTSVSSFMIAVNELTDLKCKNRQVLEDLVVVLSPYAPHICEELWMLLGHEEGSLSYTPYPVFNPAYLVEDEFSYPVSVNGKTRLNLNLSLSLEVKEIEEAVLANEDVQKYLEGKTPKKVIVVKGRIVNIVI